A single window of Drosophila suzukii chromosome 3, CBGP_Dsuzu_IsoJpt1.0, whole genome shotgun sequence DNA harbors:
- the LOC118877817 gene encoding collagen alpha-1(III) chain — protein sequence MAKGSRCHFAMRLFAVIFWLGWAFGQASAKNSGSESPRLLASFQSAPAPAPAQSVIYKIPPQHYYPPPPPPPPPQHCSCPPGPPGPPGPPGLHGLPGEPGPKGHSGSKGERGEKGDRGHYGLPGAQGLPGPIGPPGLPGPPGHKSKNDYHDHDHDHGHHHHHHHTQPPSPPPPPPPSYPPPPPPILPPPIIVPIPIPDPQKGGHHKGSKGPPGPPGPPGMGTPGLPGPPGNTYPQPPPPPPPPPPPQPAYPPYPYPYPPPGPYPGPGSWIPVPVPVPWPSKGHKGDKGHKGGNKGDKGGHHHHYYPPGHNKGGQYPYPPYDGGHGGHHHPAPYPPPFPPPYPPPYPPHYPHDGSDKGHHNHHNPSHNHGGGNGGHNHHHPSHNHGGGNDGHNHHHPSHNQGGGNGGHNHHHPSHNHGGGNGGHNQHHPSHNHGGGNDGHNHHHPSHNHGGGNDGHSQHHPSHNHGGGNGGHSQHHPSHNHGGGHDGHSQHHPSHNHGGGNDGHNQHHPSHNHGGGNGGHSQHHPSHNHGGGNDGHSQHHQTNGNGGNKGNNDNSGAGSEKPSEPNDSGEQNPRDDLELLDEDVEIVENIIEDNDFMEGEEEQPFETTDTETEPEDAGYVDNTVENETSPDSVEEPIEEDTTLGAENYFEPGEEEELIEEEPITEDQMDMVNDNQSFEGYTIEKRNNKRPIILAVGTPRNPFHIYAYEQYN from the exons ATGGCGAAAGGCAGCAGATGCCATTTCGCCATGAGACTGTTCGCAGTGATTTTCTGGCTAG GCTGGGCTTTTGGCCAAGCCAGTGCCAAGAACTCGGGTTCCGAGTCCCCCAGATTGCTAGCCTCTTTCCAATCAGCTCCAGCACCGGCGCCAGCACAAAGTGTGATCTACAAAATACCACCGCAGCACTACTACCCACCACCTCCGCCTCCTCCGCCGCCTCAGCACTGCAGCTGTCCACCGGGACCACCTGGCCCACCGGGACCACCAGGATTGCATGGATTACCTGGTGAACCGGGTCCCAAGGGACACAGTGGGTCGAAGGGCGAACGTGGGGAGAAGGGAGACCGCGGACATTATGGATTACCGGGCGCCCAAGGCCTACCGGGACCCATTGGACCACCTGGACTGCCCGGGCCACCCGGTCACAAATCGAAAAATGATTACCATGACCACGACCACGACCACGgtcaccaccaccaccatcaccATACCCAACCGCCAtccccaccaccaccacctccaccaTCTTatccaccaccaccaccaccaatcCTGCCGCCTCCAATTATAGTTCCCATTCCGATTCCAGACCCGCAGAAAGGTGGTCACCACAAGGGATCCAAGGGACCACCCGGCCCACCAGGTCCACCGG GAATGGGAACCCCTGGTCTTCCAGGGCCGCCTGGGAATACGTATCCACagccacctcctcctcctccgcctccacCGCCGCCTCAGCCAGCGTATCCACCCTACCCGTATCCTTACCCCCCACCCGGACCCTATCCCGGTCCAGGTTCTTGGATTCCCGTGCCAGTTCCAGTGCCATGGCCATCGAAAGGACACAAGGGCGACAAGGGTCACAAAGGAGGCAACAAAGGAGACAAGGGTGGACACCACCATCACTACTATCCACCAGGACATAACAAGGGCGGTCAATATCCGTATCCACCCTACGACGGCGGACATGGTGGCCACCATCATCCAGCCCCTTATCCACCCCCATTCCCGCCTCCATACCCTCCTCCTTACCCACCACACTATCCACACGATGGCAGTGACAAGGGGCATCATAACCACCACAATCCGTCCCACAATCatggaggaggcaatggtggGCACAACCATCATCATCCGTCCCACAATCATGGAGGAGGAAACGACGGGCATAACCATCATCATCCGTCCCACAATCAAGGCGGAGGTAATGGTGGGCACAACCATCACCATCCATCCCACAATCATGGAGGTGGAAATGGCGGGCATAACCAACATCATCCCTCCCACAATCATGGAGGGGGAAATGACGGACATAACCATCATCATCCGTCCCACAATCATGGAGGGGGAAACGACGGGCACAGCCAACACCATCCGTCCCACAATCATGGAGGAGGAAACGGCGGGCACAGCCAACATCATCCGTCCCACAATCATGGAGGAGGCCACGATGGGCACAGCCAACATCATCCTTCCCACAATCATGGAGGAGGAAACGACGGACATAACCAACACCATCCGTCCCACAATCATGGAGGAGGAAACGGCGGGCACAGCCAACATCATCCGTCCCACAATCATGGAGGAGGAAACGACGGGCACAGCCAACATCATCAAACTAATGGAAATGGTGGAAACAAAGGTAATAACGATAACTCAGGAGCTGGTTCAGAAAAACCCTCTGAGCCAAATGACAGTGGCGAGCAAAATCCCCGAGATGATCTGGAACTGTTGGATGAAGATGTGGAGATCGTCGAGAACATAATCGAAGACAATGACTTTATGGAGGGCGAGGAAGAACAGCCTTTTGAGACAACTGATACGGAAACGGAACCCGAGGATGCAGGCTATGTAGATAACACAGTGGAGAATGAAACATCTCCCGATTCAGTTGAAGAACCAATTGAGGAAGATACAACTTTAGGTGCTGAAAACTATTTCGAACCAGGTGAAGAGGAAGAATTGATAGAAGAAGAACCTATAACGGAGGATCAGATGGACATGGTGAATGATAACCAGTCCTTTGAGGGATACACGATCGAAAAGCGAAACAACAAAAGGCCAATTATCCTGGCCGTTGGAACTCCAAGAAACCCATTTCACATTTATGCCTATGAACAGTATAATTAA
- the LOC139353124 gene encoding uncharacterized protein: MQLSTFLMTFLLVAMLMLFSAPATEATFLLIACLLRSPLCPFITTTTVSS; encoded by the coding sequence ATGCAGCTCTCCACTTTCCTGATGACCTTCTTGCTGGTTGCCATGCTCATGTTGTTCAGCGCTCCGGCAACTGAAGCTACATTCCTCCTCATCGCCTGTTTGCTGCGGTCACCACTTTGCCCATTCATCACCACGACCACGGTTTCATCATAA
- the LOC118878593 gene encoding zonadhesin, producing the protein MRLLTVLLLSAISTFCEGSWTLSSVQPVKTESRPKAKKPVYDLYYYSPGTLGSSFYYGSQTNCQCRPGPPGPPGPPGTPGLPGEQGPPGEKGDLGDRGERGERGRTGRPGYTGYPGPIGPPGSPGKSPSHRHKQGPTIIYLPAITDDKPPKQETTKGSNGNTSSKPDNRKVVLKTIKPQAPQPLRGNSNGINLLKADSQLTKNHKNLNRKRPTASPLSNRKRIIQSNKINTSSKNRKTLTNSQKHKTNTVIRQQTPIRKVIIKTTTTNKTNSSTSNRRPSAPKNKGSKIVEKPSLTNANASINLDIAQVGSELKKNVTIEGVKSDTINFVIYQKKQDNSDATISKEPKLTDKISALNLIDKNVTTIKTDEIQTNAEIFKVTLKDSNLETQENYDLNPFTTYTEETPGLTDTTTTKIETLTIVEKDNVQTEKSLVDEKPSAEVPEVVTTNGTSQDEKTSTELTSSEPTTSTNEPTTFPTEPTISAEDTTIMPEEISTTENAEELGSNPPEVVTTNGTSQDENTTTELTTSEPITSTNEPTTFPTEPTISPEGITIMPGEISTTENVEELGSNPPTDEPVTIKTETPEALATEQDLLDQEDLMLPSTPKEYELGIQVSIIMDTMSATQASLNVL; encoded by the exons ATGAGGCTGCTGACGGTTCTGCTGTTATCAG CCATTTCAACTTTCTGCGAGGGATCGTGGACGTTGAGCTCAGTTCAGCCGGTCAAAACTGAGTCGCGCCCGAAGGCGAAAAAGCCTGTTTATGACCTGTACTATTACAGTCCGGGAACGTTGGGCTCATCCTTTTACTATGGATCTCAGACGAATTGTCAGTGTCGTCCAGGGCCTCCCGGGCCACCTGGTCCACCTGGAACTCCTGGCTTGCCAGGTGAGCAAGGACCGCCTGGTGAAAAAGGCGACCTTGGGGATCGTGGAGAACGTGGAGAGCGAGGAAGAACGGGCAGACCGGGCTATACTGGATATCCGGGACCCATTGGACCACCAGGTTCCCCCGGAAAATCTCCATCACATCGGCATAAGCAAGGTCCGACAATCATTTATTTACCAGCAATTACAGACGACAAGCCACCTAAACAAGAAACCACAAAGGGAAGCAATGGAAATACATCATCAAAACCCGATAACAGAAAGGTTGtcttaaaaacaattaaaccTCAGGCACCGCAGCCTTTGCGGGGTAATTCTAATGGAATTAACCTTCTTAAAGCGGATTCGCAACTGaccaaaaaccacaaaaaccTAAATCGCAAGAGACCAACTGCTTCCCCACTTTCCAATCGTAAGAGAATAATTCAGAGCAACAAGATAAACACATCAAGTAAGAACAGAAAAACATTGACTAATTCccaaaaacataaaacaaacACGGTAATTCGCCAACAAACTCCTATACGAAAGgtaattataaaaacaactacaacaaaTAAAACTAATTCGAGCACTTCAAATCGTCGGCCATCGGCTCCCAAAAACAAGGGATCAAAAATTGTTGAGAAACCCAGTTTAACAAATGCAAATGCCAGCATTAATTTGGATATCGCTCAAGTGGGATCGGAGCTGAAGAAAAACGTAACCATTGAAGGTGTAAAAAGTGATACAATTAACTTCGTAATTTATCAAAAAAAGCAGGATAATAGCGATGCCACAATAAGCAAGGAACCAAAACTGACTGATAaaatatctgcattaaatttaATAGATAAAAATGTTACTACCATAAAAACAGATGAAATTCAAACAAATGCGGAAATATTTAAGGTAACATTGAAAGATTCCAACCTCGAAACCCAGGAGAACTATGATCTAAATCCATTTACCACCTATACCGAAGAGACGCCTGGCTTAACTGATACTACAACAACTAAAATTGAAACCTTAACGATTGTGGAAAAGGATAATGTACAAACAGAAAAATCTTTAGTGGATGAAAAACCATCCGCGGAAGTTCCTGAGGTGGTGACCACAAATGGTACATCCCAGGATGAGAAGACGTCAACTGAGTTAACTTCATCGGAACCAACAACGAGCACCAATGAGCCAACGACTTTTCCAACAGAACCAACTATATCAGCTGAAGACACAACAATTATGCCAGAGGAAATATCAACAACCGAAAACGCGGAGGAATTAGGATCCAACCCACCTGAGGTGGTGACCACAAATGGTACATCCCAGGATGAGAATACTACAACTGAGTTAACTACATCGGAACCAATAACGAGCACCAATGAGCCAACGACTTTTCCAACAGAACCAACTATATCACCTGAAGGCATAACAATTATGCCAGGGGAAATATCAACAACTGAAAACGTTGAGGAATTAGGATCCAACCCACCAACTGATGAACCAGTGACTATCAAAACGGAAACGCCAGAGGCATTAGCCACAGAGCAAGACCTTCTCGATCAAGAAGATCTGATGTTACCTTCCACTCCCAAAGAATACGAGCTTGGTATCCAGGTATCTATTATAATGGATACAATGTCAGCTACGCAAGCTAGCTTAAATGTGTTGTAA
- the LOC108020247 gene encoding uncharacterized protein produces the protein MQLSTFLMTFLLVAMLMLFSAPATEATFLLIACLLRSPLCPFITTTTASK, from the coding sequence ATGCAGCTCTCCACTTTCCTGATGACCTTCTTGCTGGTTGCCATGCTCATGTTGTTCAGCGCTCCGGCAACTGAAGCTACATTCCTCCTCATCGCCTGTTTGCTGCGGTCACCACTTTGCCCATTCATCACCACGACCACGGCTTCAAAATGA